Below is a genomic region from Deltaproteobacteria bacterium.
CAACAGGAATTTCAGAAACGAGGGCATCTCTACACAGCACAATCCCGAGTTTACCATGCTCGAATTTTATCAGGCCTATGCCACATTCGAAGACCTCATGCTTCTTACCGAGGAGCTGATTTCCTCCCTTGTCCTGGAGATATGCGGGGGTCTCAAGATTCAATATCAGGGGGAGGAGATCGATTTTACCCCCCCCTGGGAGCGGATAACCATGAGGGAGGCGATCGTGCAGCATTCGGAGGCAGAGGTCGGGGATCTCGATGGCAGGGAGAAGATCATCGGTTTTGCCCGGAAGCTTCTGGGAAACGTTGACGAGGATTCCCCCACGGGTAAGATTCTGGCAGACCTGTACGAAGGGGTCGCGGAGGAAAAGATGAGAGGACCGACTTTCGTGTACGAATATCCCCTTGAAGTTTCCCCCCTTTCACGGAAAAACGCCGATGATCCGGAGGTGGTGGACCGGTTTGAACTGATCATCTGTGGGAAAGAAATCGCCAATGCCTTCTCTGAGCTGAACGACCCCTTCGATCAGAAAGAGCGATTCCTGATGCAAAACAGAGAGAGGGAGAGGGGAGATGAGGAGGCACACATGATGGATGAGGACTTCGTCAGGGCCCTCGAATATGGAATGCCACCTGCCGCAGGCGAGGGAATAGGCATAGACAGGCTCACCATGATTCTTACGGATTCGCCTTCCATAAGGGATGTTATCCTGTTTCCCCTGCTTCGGCCCGAGAAAGGGAGGTAGCTGTTGTCCTCATTCGAATTATTCGTAAGCCTCAGGTACCTGAGAGCAAAGAGGCGACAGACCTTTATATCGATCATAACGGTGATATCCATGGCGGGAGTAGCCCTTGGTGTGTTCGCGCTCGTGGTCGTCCTTTCCGTGATGAGCGGCTTCGAGCAGGACCTGAGGAATCGGATACTCGGCACCACGGCCCACCTCAACATACTTTCCCTCAAGGGTAATTTTGACGATTACGGAAAGGTCGTCAACAGAGCCGAGGATACGAGCGGGGTCGTTTCGGCTTCGCCATATCTCTATTCCCAGGTGCTCATATCGGGAAGGAGCGGGGCCAGCGGAGCAATTTTGCGGGGCGTGGACGTAAAGAGCGCAAAGGAAACGACGGGGATAGGCAAATTTATCAAGGGGGGAAAGATCGAGGATATCGAAGACGATGAGGGTGTGCCCTCGATCATACTGGGCAAGGAGCTATCGCAGGCTATAGGGACGTTTCCCGGTGATTTTGTGGAGGTAATGGTTCCCGCCGGGGGAATATCGCCCTTCGGCCCCATCCCGGAAGTGGGCAAGTTCAGGGTTGCCGCCACTTTCGAATCGGGAATGTTTGACTTCGACACGGGATTTTCCTTCATAAGCCTTGCAAACGCCCAGAAATTGATGCTTTCAGGTGATACCGTATCGGGGGTTGAGGTAAAGGTTGACGACATTTACAAGGCCGATTCCATAGCCGCACAAATTCAGGAGAAACTCGGTTTTCCCTTCGTTGCAAGAGACTGGATGAGATCCAACCGTAACCTTTTTTCCGCTTTGAAGCTTGAAAAAGCAGTCATGTTCATCATTCTCGTCCTCATCGTGTTTGTTGCGGCATTCAATATCGTGTCGACACTCATTATGGTGGTCATGGAAAAGACGAGAGATATAGCGGTGCTGATGTCGATGGGGGTAAAAAGGGACAGTATCAAAAAAATTTTTGCCATGGAGGGGTTGATTATCGGCTTTGTAGGAACCGCGCTGGGGCTTCTTCTGGGCTATATCGGCTGCCTTCTCCTGGACAAATACCAGTTCATTCATCTTCCAAGCGATGTCTATTATATCTCCACCCTGCCGGTCAATATGGATCCCCTTACCTTTATCGTTATCGGCATAAGTGCAATCACCATTTGCTATGTCGCGACGATTTATCCGGCCAAACAGGCATCCAAAATCGACCCTGCCGAGGCCCTTCGCTATGAGTAAAGTCCCGCTTCTTTCCGTGAGAAACCTTGAAAAGCGCTTCAGAAAGGGTAAGGCAGAGCTCCAGATATTAAAGGGCGTCAGCATCGATGTGGAAAGAAGCGAGAAAGTCGGGATCGTAGGTGTTTCGGGGGCGGGCAAAACGACCTTCCTGCAGATTATCGGCACCCTCGATAAGCCCACGGGGGGGGAAGTTTTTTTCGACGGCCTGGATGTCTTTTCCCTCTCACCCCCGGAACTTGCCCTTTTCAGAAGGAACAACGTCGGATTTGTATTTCAATCATACAACCTGCTTCCTGAGTTCAACGCTGTTGAAAATGTCATGCTCCCTCTCATGATCGGC
It encodes:
- a CDS encoding lipoprotein-releasing ABC transporter permease subunit: MSSFELFVSLRYLRAKRRQTFISIITVISMAGVALGVFALVVVLSVMSGFEQDLRNRILGTTAHLNILSLKGNFDDYGKVVNRAEDTSGVVSASPYLYSQVLISGRSGASGAILRGVDVKSAKETTGIGKFIKGGKIEDIEDDEGVPSIILGKELSQAIGTFPGDFVEVMVPAGGISPFGPIPEVGKFRVAATFESGMFDFDTGFSFISLANAQKLMLSGDTVSGVEVKVDDIYKADSIAAQIQEKLGFPFVARDWMRSNRNLFSALKLEKAVMFIILVLIVFVAAFNIVSTLIMVVMEKTRDIAVLMSMGVKRDSIKKIFAMEGLIIGFVGTALGLLLGYIGCLLLDKYQFIHLPSDVYYISTLPVNMDPLTFIVIGISAITICYVATIYPAKQASKIDPAEALRYE
- a CDS encoding ATP-binding cassette domain-containing protein, yielding MSKVPLLSVRNLEKRFRKGKAELQILKGVSIDVERSEKVGIVGVSGAGKTTFLQIIGTLDKPTGGEVFFDGLDVFSLSPPELALFRRNNVGFVFQSYNLLPEFNAVENVMLPLMIGGFSRKDAHEKAAHFLTRVGLKERLLHRVGELSGGEQQRVAISRAIALGPNLILADEPTGNLDKKTGEMVIDLLKEVVSNEGATLIMVTHNEQLIENFDRQLKIDDGRVMGDRKN
- the lysS gene encoding lysine--tRNA ligase gives rise to the protein MDDYNEIILQRIKKLDALREMGIDPYPNDVPVTHTTADITKRWGTMKEKDPGESSEVVSLAGRIMAIRKFGRASFVVVQDKGGTIQLFLQEDTLKDKFAFFKDYVDIGDYLWATGTLFLTKTKELTIRAEDIRLVVKSLRPLPEKWHGLTDVETRYRQRYLDLIVNREVRERFEIRTKIVTFIRRFLSDRGYVEVETPMMQLIPGGAAAKPFITHHNALDLDLYLRIAPELYLKRLLVGGFERVFEINRNFRNEGISTQHNPEFTMLEFYQAYATFEDLMLLTEELISSLVLEICGGLKIQYQGEEIDFTPPWERITMREAIVQHSEAEVGDLDGREKIIGFARKLLGNVDEDSPTGKILADLYEGVAEEKMRGPTFVYEYPLEVSPLSRKNADDPEVVDRFELIICGKEIANAFSELNDPFDQKERFLMQNRERERGDEEAHMMDEDFVRALEYGMPPAAGEGIGIDRLTMILTDSPSIRDVILFPLLRPEKGR